A genome region from Nycticebus coucang isolate mNycCou1 chromosome 4, mNycCou1.pri, whole genome shotgun sequence includes the following:
- the BMP10 gene encoding bone morphogenetic protein 10 — protein MGSPVGRLCALLCLVAHSVSGSPIMSLEQSPLEEDMPLFDDVFSEQDGVDFNTLLQSMKDEFLKTLNLSDIPMQDSAKVDPPEYMLELYNKFATDRTSMPSANIIRSFRNEDLFQPASFNGLRKYPLLFNVSIPHHEEVVMAELRLYTLVQRDRMMYDGVDRKITIFEVLESRGDEGERNMLVLVSGEIYGTNSEWEAFDITDAVRRWQKSGSSIHQLEVHIESRHDEAEDPSRGQLEIDTSTQNKHNPLLIVFSDDQSSEKERKEELNEMIAHEQLPELDNLGLDGFSSGPGEEALLQMRSNIIYDSTARIRRNAKGNYCKRTPLYIDFKEIGWDSWIIAPPGYEAYECRGVCNYPLAEHLTPTKHAIIQALVHLKNSQKASKACCVPTKLEPISILYLDKGVVTYKFKYEGMAVSECGCR, from the exons ATGGGTTCCCCAGTCGGACGGCTGTGCGCTCTTCTCTGCCTGGTGGCTCACTCGGTTTCTGGCAGCCCCATCATGAGCCTTGAGCAGTCGCCTCTGGAAGAAGATATGCCCCTCTTTGACGATGTCTTCTCAGAGCAAGATGGTGTTGACTTTAACACTCTGCTACAGAGCATGAAGGATGAGTTTCTGAAGACATTGAACCTGTCTGACATCCCCATGCAGGATTCAGCCAAGGTTGATCCACCAGAGTACATGCTGGAACTCTACAACAAATTCGCAACAGATAGGACCTCCATGCCCTCTGCCAACATCATTAGGAGTTTCAGGAATGAAG ATCTGTTCCAACCAGCCAGTTTTAATGGGCTCCGAAAATACCCTCTCCTCTTCAACGTGTCCATTCCTCACCATGAGGAGGTCGTCATGGCTGAACTAAGGCTGTATACGCTGGTGCAAAGAGATCGCATGATGTACGATGGTGTGGACCGGAAAATTACCATTTTTGAAGTACTGGAGAGCAGAGGGGACGAGGGTGAAAGAAACATGCTGGTCTTAGTGTCAGGGGAGATCTATGGGACCAACAGTGAGTGGGAAGCTTTTGACATCACAGATGCCGTCAGGCGTTGGCAAAAGTCAGGCTCATCCATCCACCAGCTGGAGGTCCACATTGAGAGCAGACACGACGAAGCCGAGGACCCCAGCAGGGGACAGCTGGAAATAGACACGAGCACCCAGAATAAACATAACCCTTTGCTCATTGTGTTTTCTGATGACCAGAGCAGTGAAAAGGAGCGGAAAGAGGAATTGAATGAAATGATCGCCCACGAACAACTTCCGGAGCTGGACAACCTGGGCCTGGATGGCTTTTCCAGCGGACCTGGGGAAGAGGCTTTATTGCAGATGAGGTCGAACATCATCTATGACTCCACAGCCCGCATCAGAAGGAACGCCAAAGGAAACTACTGCAAGAGGACCCCACTCTACATCGACTTCAAGGAGATTGGGTGGGACTCCTGGATTATTGCTCCGCCTGGATATGAAGCCTACGAGTGCCGTGGTGTTTGCAACTACCCCCTGGCAGAGCACCTCACGCCCACGAAGCATGCGATCATCCAGGCCTTGGTCCACCTCAAGAATTCCCAGAAGGCTTCCAAAGCCTGTTGTGTGCCCACAAAGCTAGAGCCCATCTCCATCCTCTATTTAGACAAAGGTGTTGTCACCTACAAGTTTAAATATGAAGGCATGGCTGTCTCTGAATGTGGCTGTAGATAG